One window of Mesorhizobium loti R88b genomic DNA carries:
- a CDS encoding ABC transporter ATP-binding protein yields the protein MAGTTLLDIKGVQTYYGNIRALNGVDVSVNEGEIVALIGANGAGKSTLMMTIFGAPRARTGTITFAGTDITQLPTHEIARLRIAQSPEGRRIFPRMTVMENLQMGASLDNLKHYDEDVEKVFTLFPRLKERIGQRGGTLSGGEQQMLSIGRALMARPKLLLLDEPSLGLAPLIVKQIFDAIRELNRTQGLTVFLVEQNAFGALKLATRGYVMVNGNVTMSGTGKELLANPEVRAAYLEGGHH from the coding sequence ATGGCCGGGACAACGCTGCTCGATATCAAGGGTGTGCAGACCTACTACGGCAACATCCGGGCGCTGAACGGGGTCGATGTTTCCGTCAATGAGGGTGAGATCGTCGCACTGATCGGCGCCAATGGCGCCGGCAAATCGACGCTGATGATGACTATTTTCGGGGCTCCACGCGCCCGCACCGGCACCATCACCTTCGCCGGCACCGATATCACCCAATTGCCGACGCACGAGATCGCGCGCCTGCGCATCGCCCAATCGCCGGAAGGTCGCCGTATCTTCCCGCGCATGACGGTGATGGAAAACCTGCAGATGGGCGCCAGCCTCGACAACCTCAAGCACTATGACGAGGACGTCGAGAAGGTGTTCACGCTGTTCCCGCGGCTGAAGGAGCGCATCGGCCAGCGCGGCGGCACGCTGTCGGGCGGCGAGCAGCAGATGCTGTCGATCGGGCGCGCGCTGATGGCGCGGCCGAAACTGCTTCTGCTCGATGAACCGTCGCTGGGCCTGGCGCCGTTGATCGTCAAGCAGATCTTCGACGCCATCCGCGAGTTGAACCGCACGCAAGGGCTGACCGTGTTCCTGGTCGAGCAGAACGCCTTCGGCGCGCTCAAGCTCGCCACGCGCGGCTATGTCATGGTCAACGGCAATGTGACGATGAGCGGCACCGGCAAGGAACTGCTCGCCAATCCCGAAGTGCGTGCCGCCTATCTCGAAGGCGGACATCACTGA
- a CDS encoding DUF6867 family protein → MQGILYEEPSIWQFFFVTCLLGGWAAWMTGKASAQTWRSFPQLFVYMLGLGIGIRFIHHALFNGTMFSLHYYIVDTIVLMILGFVGYQYTRTNQMVTQYNWLYERASILSWKPKG, encoded by the coding sequence ATGCAAGGCATTCTCTACGAGGAACCGTCGATCTGGCAGTTCTTCTTCGTCACCTGCCTGCTCGGCGGCTGGGCGGCATGGATGACCGGCAAGGCCAGCGCCCAGACATGGCGCAGCTTTCCGCAGCTGTTCGTCTATATGCTCGGCCTTGGCATCGGCATCCGCTTCATCCATCACGCGCTGTTCAACGGCACGATGTTTTCGCTGCACTACTATATCGTCGACACCATCGTGCTGATGATACTGGGCTTCGTCGGCTATCAATACACACGAACCAACCAGATGGTCACACAGTATAATTGGCTCTACGAAAGAGCTTCAATCTTGAGCTGGAAACCGAAAGGTTGA